One part of the Candidatus Paceibacterota bacterium genome encodes these proteins:
- a CDS encoding MFS transporter, translating to MDKILIQLKSIRIFTEIYVAVLLFSFHFFFVYFINSTYLSLYVGNRWVSLLYVGGGMLTVLVFLNASRLLNRFGNYLTIMTTAITEAVVLLGMGLFPLLKLPVPITLTVLIGCFVIQQAVSTLLIFNLDIFLERYSADSQTGGIRGMYLTMMNIPPIITPFIAGLILIKPDFWKVYTIGAVFMVPFIIIIISSFRDFKDPIYTKLRPIETARIFFKNRDLLDIFIDNFLLHFFYAWMAVYTPIYLYEYMGFSLPEIGLMLSIALLPFVLFQIPLGTLADRKLGEKEILIAGFLIVSVCTLLIPNVDTPNFILWAILLFMTRVGASFIEVSSEAYFFKKVSAEQVSEISFFRLTRSLPYLVAPLIFSLSLLVVNFRYSFVVLGAIMLIGVRYAFLIHDTR from the coding sequence ATGGACAAAATCCTCATTCAGCTCAAGAGTATCCGAATCTTTACTGAGATATATGTAGCCGTCCTGCTTTTTTCTTTTCATTTTTTCTTTGTTTATTTCATCAATTCCACCTATCTCAGTCTGTATGTAGGCAACCGATGGGTTAGTCTTCTGTATGTCGGTGGAGGTATGTTGACTGTGCTGGTTTTCCTCAACGCTTCTCGCCTGCTCAATCGCTTTGGCAACTATCTCACCATCATGACTACAGCCATTACAGAGGCTGTAGTGCTCCTTGGAATGGGCTTGTTCCCATTGTTAAAACTGCCCGTTCCTATCACTCTGACTGTTTTGATCGGGTGTTTTGTGATTCAGCAGGCTGTCTCCACTTTGCTCATTTTCAATCTAGACATATTTTTAGAGCGTTACTCAGCCGACAGCCAAACGGGAGGAATTCGTGGCATGTATTTGACCATGATGAATATTCCACCCATCATCACCCCTTTCATTGCGGGCTTGATTTTGATCAAGCCTGATTTTTGGAAAGTTTACACCATTGGGGCTGTCTTTATGGTGCCTTTTATTATTATCATCATTTCCAGTTTCCGCGACTTCAAAGATCCGATCTATACCAAGCTCAGACCTATTGAGACAGCCAGAATCTTTTTCAAAAATCGTGATTTACTGGATATTTTTATTGACAACTTTTTGTTGCATTTTTTTTATGCTTGGATGGCTGTCTACACCCCCATCTATTTGTATGAATACATGGGCTTTAGCCTGCCAGAGATTGGACTGATGTTGAGTATCGCCCTCCTACCCTTTGTACTCTTTCAAATTCCTCTTGGAACCCTAGCTGATCGCAAGCTTGGGGAAAAGGAAATCCTCATCGCTGGTTTTTTGATAGTCAGCGTATGTACCCTGCTTATACCGAATGTTGATACTCCCAACTTTATTCTCTGGGCTATTTTACTTTTTATGACCCGAGTAGGTGCCAGCTTTATCGAGGTGTCTAGCGAGGCTTATTTCTTTAAAAAGGTCAGCGCCGAACAGGTCTCAGAAATCAGCTTCTTTCGATTGACCCGAAGCCTGCCTTATCTTGTGGCTCCTTTGATTTTTTCTTTATCTCTCCTAGTGGTTAATTTTAGGTATAGTTTTGTTGTCTTGGGGGCTATTATGCTCATCGGTGTTCGCTACGCTTTTTTGATCCACGACACAAGATAA
- a CDS encoding diadenylate cyclase → MFGINSLNQISQLASTASASSFYLVFPHSLIDVFQAFGLKDIFDILIASVFIYFVLVFIRQTRSYFILLTFIVFFGIIGSSRIFDLTLTRTLLNPLLTFFIVIFVIVFQREIRRFFKWFALSRGSLSHRAINLTEEVTDAIVRSVMEMAKRRLGSIIVLSGEYPLDDIVEGGFPLDGKVSEPLLLSIFEDSTPGHDGAVLIENSRIKTFGLVLPLAEDYRDFSRFGTRHRAAIGITERTDCLALVVSEERGTVSIARGGGISSVTDAESLTQTIRLFMSENVHQQKSGWDFFVLNHFSLKVVSIVVALGLWTMVSAQNVTITKDIDVPIEFSSLSPVLQINKTSIVEATVTLSGNQTDINSLNPSHDLHLLVDLNDRGTGSYNLPLTKDNLRAPSYVNVIKVSPEHINLTISAIPTVGTSSAATK, encoded by the coding sequence ATGTTCGGAATCAACTCACTCAATCAGATCAGTCAGCTTGCTTCGACCGCCTCGGCCTCCTCTTTTTATTTGGTTTTTCCGCATAGCTTGATCGATGTCTTCCAAGCTTTCGGGCTCAAGGACATTTTTGATATCCTGATTGCTTCCGTTTTCATTTATTTTGTTTTGGTTTTCATCCGTCAAACACGTTCATATTTTATTTTGCTGACTTTTATAGTTTTCTTTGGCATCATAGGCAGCTCGCGGATTTTTGATCTGACCCTTACGCGCACTCTTTTAAACCCGTTGCTGACGTTCTTTATTGTTATTTTTGTCATTGTTTTCCAGCGGGAAATCCGACGTTTCTTTAAGTGGTTTGCTTTGTCTCGAGGTAGCCTTTCACATCGCGCTATCAATTTGACTGAAGAAGTAACGGATGCGATTGTGCGCTCTGTCATGGAAATGGCTAAGAGGCGTTTGGGCAGCATCATAGTCCTATCGGGAGAGTATCCTTTGGATGATATCGTCGAAGGGGGTTTTCCTCTAGACGGAAAAGTCTCTGAACCATTGCTTTTAAGTATTTTTGAAGACTCGACACCTGGGCACGACGGGGCAGTTTTGATCGAAAATAGCCGGATCAAAACCTTCGGTTTAGTTTTGCCTTTGGCCGAGGATTATAGGGATTTTTCACGCTTTGGGACCCGTCACCGAGCCGCTATCGGCATTACTGAACGCACCGATTGTCTAGCCCTGGTGGTTTCAGAAGAGAGAGGAACAGTTTCAATAGCCAGAGGTGGGGGTATTTCAAGCGTAACTGATGCCGAATCCCTCACTCAAACCATCAGGCTATTTATGAGCGAAAATGTTCATCAGCAAAAGTCTGGGTGGGATTTTTTTGTCCTCAACCATTTTTCCCTGAAAGTGGTCTCTATTGTAGTCGCTTTGGGCTTGTGGACCATGGTCAGCGCCCAGAATGTGACTATCACCAAGGATATAGATGTGCCGATTGAGTTTTCTTCATTATCTCCTGTTCTCCAGATAAACAAAACAAGCATCGTGGAAGCTACAGTGACATTGTCTGGCAATCAAACAGATATCAACAGTCTAAATCCTAGCCATGATCTACACCTTTTAGTGGACCTAAATGATCGAGGCACAGGCAGCTACAATTTGCCTTTAACCAAAGACAATTTACGCGCACCTTCGTATGTGAACGTCATAAAAGTTTCTCCAGAGCATATCAATTTGACGATCAGTGCTATCCCTACCGTAGGCACTTCAAGCGCAGCTACAAAATAA
- a CDS encoding CAP domain-containing protein has protein sequence MALIRGLIILFLVAAIGVTIEKHSDFFSKLASSTVGSLSSDFSAASTTLHSTVATSSFVSDLATDLRNNVIAPLPLVVKKAVGASTNPNPSSLTVEGIIKLTNGQRINVGNVPALSESSKLDAAATLKLNDLFAKQYFDHISPTGVGPSDLANKVGYDYIVIGENLALGGFDNDEAVVTAWMNSPHHRENILNNRYQEIGVAVGKGNYQGEEVWIAVQEFGKPLSSCPAPSASLKNQVDQLTAEVDALNTKLNQEKNDVNAYNADVPIYNDKVAQLKQTIDAYNTTVRAFNSCAGLQ, from the coding sequence ATGGCATTGATTCGCGGACTGATTATCCTTTTTTTAGTGGCCGCTATAGGAGTGACCATTGAAAAACATAGTGATTTCTTTTCAAAGCTGGCTTCCAGTACGGTTGGCAGCTTGTCTTCTGATTTTTCGGCTGCTTCAACCACCCTACATTCTACCGTAGCCACTTCATCCTTTGTCAGCGACTTGGCCACCGATCTGCGCAATAATGTCATTGCCCCTTTGCCTTTGGTGGTAAAAAAAGCAGTCGGAGCCAGTACCAATCCCAATCCTAGTTCGCTAACGGTCGAAGGGATTATCAAGCTAACAAATGGCCAGCGGATTAATGTTGGCAACGTCCCGGCTTTGTCTGAAAGTAGTAAGCTAGACGCGGCGGCGACTTTGAAGCTCAACGATCTCTTTGCCAAACAATATTTTGACCATATTTCACCTACTGGGGTGGGGCCGAGCGATCTAGCCAATAAAGTAGGTTACGACTATATTGTCATTGGAGAAAACCTAGCCCTTGGGGGTTTTGACAATGATGAAGCTGTGGTGACAGCTTGGATGAACAGTCCGCATCACCGGGAAAATATTTTAAACAATCGCTACCAAGAAATAGGAGTGGCTGTAGGCAAGGGGAATTACCAGGGTGAGGAAGTCTGGATTGCAGTCCAGGAATTTGGCAAGCCCTTGTCATCTTGTCCAGCCCCAAGTGCCAGTCTCAAGAATCAGGTTGACCAGCTCACAGCAGAGGTAGATGCCCTAAATACTAAGCTAAACCAAGAAAAAAATGATGTTAATGCTTACAACGCTGATGTGCCAATCTACAACGACAAGGTAGCTCAATTGAAACAAACAATCGATGCTTACAATACTACTGTGAGGGCTTTCAACAGCTGTGCCGGCTTGCAGTAA
- a CDS encoding methyltransferase domain-containing protein, giving the protein MLEKKPRRQHPKKLPEKFQKSPKISLQDTSWEKVADWYDEHLASEDSYHQQVILPNILRLVAGNAGGRESDGAKGFALLDLACGQGFFAEHFRKEGGRVIGVDAAPTLIERARQRSPNIDFRVGWADQLSFLPDQSFDVITLILALQNIKEVDGVFAEVARLLKKTGNREGDQKNAQKNPTGRFYIVLNHPCFRIPKMSTWGWDEESAKQYRRIDSYLSESSTSIVAHPSDPRSAKTISFHRPLQYYFKLLNKHGLSVTKLEEWISHKKSQKGKRTLAEDTARKEIPLFLCIEAR; this is encoded by the coding sequence ATGCTGGAAAAAAAACCAAGAAGACAACACCCAAAAAAACTGCCCGAAAAGTTTCAAAAAAGTCCCAAGATTAGCCTTCAGGATACATCCTGGGAAAAAGTAGCGGATTGGTATGATGAACATTTGGCTAGTGAAGATAGCTACCACCAGCAAGTCATTTTGCCGAATATTCTTCGGCTGGTTGCGGGGAACGCGGGAGGAAGAGAGTCAGACGGCGCAAAAGGCTTTGCTCTTTTGGATTTAGCCTGCGGGCAGGGTTTTTTTGCTGAACATTTCAGAAAGGAAGGCGGGCGAGTGATAGGTGTCGACGCGGCGCCCACTCTGATCGAACGAGCCCGCCAACGTTCACCGAACATTGATTTTCGAGTTGGTTGGGCCGATCAGCTTTCTTTTTTGCCGGACCAATCCTTTGATGTCATTACCCTTATCTTGGCTTTGCAAAACATCAAGGAAGTCGATGGAGTTTTTGCCGAAGTAGCTAGACTTTTGAAAAAAACAGGAAACAGAGAAGGCGATCAAAAAAATGCGCAAAAAAATCCGACAGGCCGTTTTTATATTGTTCTCAATCATCCGTGTTTTCGGATCCCTAAAATGAGCACCTGGGGTTGGGATGAAGAGTCTGCCAAGCAATATCGCCGGATCGACAGTTATTTGTCGGAATCCTCGACCTCCATTGTGGCCCATCCGAGTGATCCGAGGAGTGCCAAGACTATTTCTTTCCATCGGCCTCTCCAGTATTATTTTAAACTGCTCAATAAGCATGGCCTTTCGGTCACCAAGCTTGAAGAATGGATTTCACATAAAAAAAGTCAAAAGGGAAAACGAACTTTGGCTGAAGACACCGCTCGCAAGGAAATACCCCTTTTTCTTTGCATCGAAGCCAGATAA
- a CDS encoding cytidylate kinase family protein produces the protein MAKITIFGLAGTGTSSVGRLLAKKIGADFISAGDIYRQTAKDLGLSLVEYEKICAVDGDHDRALEQKMKEYGESHEHFVAESRLAWFSMPDAFKIKFITDFDERLARVVKRDGVSLEAALAETSLREKAALDKYRTYYGLEDYSADEHFGLIIDTTHLTQDEVVQKICEYVGV, from the coding sequence ATGGCAAAAATCACTATTTTTGGTTTGGCGGGTACGGGGACCAGCTCGGTGGGTAGACTTTTGGCAAAAAAAATCGGAGCGGATTTCATTTCAGCCGGAGATATATATCGTCAAACAGCCAAGGATCTTGGCTTGTCTTTGGTAGAGTACGAAAAAATCTGTGCTGTAGACGGAGATCATGATCGAGCCCTCGAACAAAAAATGAAGGAATATGGGGAAAGTCACGAGCATTTTGTGGCTGAAAGTCGCTTGGCCTGGTTTTCTATGCCAGATGCGTTTAAAATAAAATTTATCACGGATTTTGATGAAAGGTTGGCTCGAGTAGTCAAACGAGACGGGGTTTCCTTGGAAGCTGCCCTAGCCGAGACTAGCCTCCGTGAAAAGGCGGCTCTCGACAAATACCGGACATACTATGGCCTCGAAGACTACAGCGCGGATGAGCATTTTGGGCTGATTATAGACACCACCCACTTGACCCAAGACGAAGTGGTCCAAAAAATCTGTGAGTATGTGGGGGTGTAA
- a CDS encoding thermonuclease family protein, which yields MSFFNFRLGIFMLVIGIAVFILQSHRETRADGIYHVDRVVDGDTIVVSQIGENLRKDEEKIRLIGLNTPETVDPRKAVQCFGQEASTKAKAILEDATIRLASDPSQDAHDKYGRLLAYVFVQKATSSESSDGGELLFNQYMIEQGYGYEYTYNIPYLYQKQFKKAEKVARAEGKGLWAKGVCEGQRLKK from the coding sequence ATGAGCTTTTTCAATTTTCGTCTGGGCATATTTATGTTAGTCATTGGAATAGCGGTTTTTATTCTACAGTCTCATAGGGAAACTCGGGCCGATGGTATATACCATGTTGACCGAGTGGTGGATGGAGATACGATTGTGGTCAGCCAGATAGGTGAAAATTTAAGAAAAGATGAGGAAAAAATAAGATTGATCGGACTAAACACCCCTGAGACGGTGGATCCGAGAAAAGCGGTGCAATGTTTTGGGCAAGAAGCTTCAACCAAAGCGAAGGCGATACTTGAGGATGCTACTATTCGATTGGCCAGTGATCCGAGCCAAGACGCTCACGATAAATACGGACGTTTATTGGCCTATGTTTTTGTTCAAAAAGCCACGTCTTCAGAATCCTCAGATGGTGGAGAACTTTTGTTCAATCAATATATGATTGAACAAGGATATGGCTATGAATACACATACAACATACCGTATCTCTATCAAAAACAATTTAAAAAAGCGGAAAAGGTAGCTAGGGCCGAAGGAAAAGGCTTGTGGGCGAAAGGGGTGTGTGAAGGCCAAAGATTGAAGAAGTAA
- a CDS encoding pseudouridine synthase, with protein sequence MEKPLYPMRINKYLALKNYATRRGADELIEKNRVLINGRFAVLGDKVNENDNVEVRQGKKPEAYAYYAYNKPVDVITHSPQRDEIDIAQSLNSDTGFTSGPLAGLFPIGRLDKNSHGLIILTNDGRVTDRLLNPKHNHDKEYLVKTVNKLPNNFKEKMEAGVDIGEEEPTKPCKIKVIDDYTFSITLT encoded by the coding sequence ATGGAAAAACCCTTGTACCCCATGCGAATCAATAAGTATCTAGCCCTCAAAAATTACGCCACTCGTCGCGGAGCCGATGAGCTGATAGAAAAAAACCGTGTCTTGATCAACGGCCGTTTTGCCGTGCTCGGCGACAAAGTCAATGAAAATGACAACGTTGAGGTCCGCCAGGGCAAAAAACCTGAAGCCTATGCTTATTATGCCTACAACAAGCCTGTAGATGTCATTACTCACTCTCCGCAGCGCGACGAAATCGATATAGCTCAATCTCTCAACTCTGACACTGGTTTTACTAGCGGGCCCTTGGCTGGCCTCTTCCCTATTGGCCGTCTAGATAAGAATTCCCACGGCCTTATCATCCTGACCAATGATGGCCGAGTGACTGATCGTTTGCTCAACCCCAAGCATAATCACGATAAAGAATACCTAGTCAAAACCGTAAACAAACTCCCAAATAACTTTAAAGAAAAAATGGAAGCTGGGGTAGATATTGGCGAAGAAGAACCGACTAAACCCTGCAAGATCAAGGTCATTGATGATTACACTTTTAGCATCACCCTGACTTAA